One Tolypothrix bouteillei VB521301 DNA window includes the following coding sequences:
- a CDS encoding iron uptake porin, translating into MPKKVVNYLILHLTSLVSGLLLTNATLVTETQAVFNEQLEIAPMARVNSVSQLLDIGAKDWEFQAAQSLFERYGCTEGYFDKTYRGNQTLTRYEFASKLNVCIEQINKLLTQSTVNLSQEEDLETWKKLQEIFAAELATLQSRVARLEMQTTTLQEQQFSATTKLVGEVIFALTDEFNQPTNNNTVFQERARLNFQSSFTGKDRLHIRIASGNANIFNLTGYGVEAIQTFNFGNTNNTISADWISYFFPIGKNIQGYVAAVGGVHYDYAPTVSSYVEGYGSGKGSLSVFGQRNPIYLIGGGSGGGVTYSFSQNLLLSTGYLADSYNLFDGNYAASAQLTFSPSNQFSIGLTYINAYRQFAIFDTGSNLASVGTNLANGGGFDVGTVPSKVNAYGAEFTYRFNPRFTINGWFSYINAHFMNLGTGDIWTYALTFAFPDLGKKSNLGGIVVGVEPYLGNASQFAVNAKNDVPIHIEGFYQHQINSNISVTPGLIWILSPGQNSENRDSIICTLRTTFAF; encoded by the coding sequence ATGCCTAAAAAAGTTGTGAATTATCTGATTTTGCATTTAACAAGTCTAGTTAGTGGATTATTACTTACAAATGCAACTTTAGTGACAGAAACACAAGCAGTTTTCAACGAGCAGTTAGAGATTGCACCAATGGCTCGAGTCAATTCAGTTTCCCAACTTCTTGATATAGGAGCAAAGGATTGGGAATTTCAAGCAGCACAGTCTTTATTTGAACGTTATGGTTGCACTGAAGGCTATTTTGACAAAACATACAGAGGAAATCAGACTCTAACCCGTTATGAATTTGCTTCTAAATTAAATGTATGTATAGAACAAATTAACAAATTGCTGACTCAGAGTACTGTTAATTTGAGCCAGGAAGAAGATTTAGAAACATGGAAAAAACTGCAAGAGATATTTGCAGCAGAACTTGCTACTTTACAAAGTCGAGTCGCTCGGCTTGAGATGCAGACCACCACTTTGCAGGAACAACAATTTTCTGCTACAACCAAACTCGTTGGCGAAGTTATCTTTGCGCTTACAGATGAATTCAATCAGCCGACTAACAATAATACCGTTTTTCAAGAAAGAGCCCGCTTAAACTTTCAGAGCAGCTTCACGGGAAAAGATAGACTGCATATCAGAATTGCATCTGGTAACGCGAATATCTTTAATTTGACAGGTTATGGAGTTGAAGCAATTCAGACCTTTAACTTCGGAAATACTAACAATACAATCTCTGCTGACTGGATATCCTACTTTTTCCCAATTGGTAAGAACATTCAAGGTTATGTTGCTGCTGTTGGAGGTGTTCATTATGACTATGCTCCCACAGTCAGTTCTTACGTAGAAGGATACGGTAGTGGTAAAGGTTCTCTGTCGGTCTTTGGTCAACGCAATCCTATTTATTTAATTGGGGGTGGTTCTGGAGGTGGAGTCACTTACTCATTCAGTCAAAATTTATTATTATCTACAGGTTATTTAGCAGATAGTTATAATTTATTTGATGGCAATTACGCAGCCTCGGCTCAACTCACTTTTTCGCCAAGTAACCAGTTTTCAATTGGTCTGACTTATATTAATGCATATCGACAATTTGCTATTTTTGATACGGGGAGTAACCTTGCTTCAGTTGGTACTAACTTAGCAAACGGTGGAGGTTTTGATGTTGGTACAGTTCCATCAAAAGTCAATGCTTATGGTGCAGAATTTACGTACAGATTTAACCCTCGATTTACAATTAATGGCTGGTTTTCCTATATAAACGCTCATTTCATGAATCTTGGAACTGGAGATATTTGGACTTATGCACTCACCTTTGCCTTTCCCGATCTTGGTAAAAAAAGTAACTTAGGTGGGATTGTTGTGGGTGTAGAGCCTTATTTGGGGAATGCGAGTCAGTTTGCTGTCAATGCTAAGAATGATGTCCCAATTCATATTGAGGGCTTTTACCAACATCAGATAAATAGTAACATCTCTGTGACTCCCGGTTTGATTTGGATTCTTTCACCAGGACAAAACTCTGAAAATCGTGACTCAATTATCTGTACTCTTAGAACAACCTTTGCGTTTTAA
- a CDS encoding DUF2087 domain-containing protein, whose amino-acid sequence MNGSEDLKRYLDEQGRVKEWPSKRNRSRFQQLVLEYLANQFEIDSIYSEKQVNQLLNQHHTFGDPALLRRELFERGLLDRKRDGSAYWRKIQN is encoded by the coding sequence ATGAATGGCTCAGAGGACCTGAAGAGGTATTTGGACGAACAAGGACGGGTAAAAGAATGGCCTTCCAAGCGAAATAGAAGTAGGTTTCAGCAATTGGTTTTAGAGTATTTGGCAAATCAATTTGAGATTGACAGCATTTATTCAGAAAAACAAGTTAACCAATTGCTGAACCAGCATCATACCTTTGGCGATCCGGCTTTGTTAAGGCGGGAGTTATTTGAGCGAGGATTGCTCGATAGAAAGCGAGATGGTTCGGCATACTGGCGTAAAATTCAGAATTGA
- a CDS encoding CoA-acylating methylmalonate-semialdehyde dehydrogenase: MEKAIALPNYINNQWCTSNATEYLDVINPATAEVLARVPLSLASEVEQAVQAASEAFGNWRRTPPTERVQYLFKLKNLLEEHFEDLARTITLECGKTLAESKGEMRRAIENVEVACGIPMMMQGTNLEDIARGIDEMMIRQPLGVCAVIAPFNFPGMIPFWFLPYAIACGNTYIVKPSEKVPLTMQKVFQLLEKTGLPQGVVNLVNGAKEVVDAILDHPKIRAISFVGSTPVAKYIYSRGATNGKRVQCQGGAKNPLIVLPDADLEMTTRIAADSAFGCAGQRCLAASIAVTVGEARRSFTEAIAETAQKRAVGSGLDPGIEMGPVITAQSKARIEGLIQQGADEGATVLVDGRSPNIPSYERGYFVRPTILQNVDPSGDIARTEIFGPVLSLIHVETIEQAIALVNGGQYGNMACLFTSSGAAARKFRYEAEAGNIGINIGVAAPMAFFPFSGWKESFFGDLHGQSNHAVEFFTQTKVVVERWPSNWSRQF, encoded by the coding sequence ATGGAAAAAGCGATCGCACTACCCAATTACATTAACAATCAGTGGTGTACTTCTAACGCTACAGAGTATTTGGACGTAATTAATCCAGCTACAGCAGAGGTATTGGCTCGAGTCCCACTCTCTCTAGCTTCTGAGGTAGAGCAAGCAGTCCAAGCAGCCTCAGAGGCTTTTGGAAATTGGCGGCGTACACCACCAACAGAACGAGTACAGTATCTCTTTAAACTCAAGAATTTACTAGAAGAACACTTTGAAGACTTGGCTCGTACCATTACCTTAGAGTGCGGTAAAACTTTGGCTGAGTCTAAAGGTGAAATGCGCCGCGCTATTGAAAATGTTGAAGTTGCTTGTGGAATCCCCATGATGATGCAAGGAACCAACTTGGAAGACATTGCTAGGGGTATTGATGAAATGATGATCCGACAACCTTTAGGCGTGTGCGCTGTCATTGCTCCGTTCAATTTTCCTGGAATGATCCCCTTTTGGTTCTTACCCTATGCCATTGCTTGTGGAAATACTTACATCGTTAAGCCATCAGAAAAAGTTCCTCTGACAATGCAAAAAGTTTTTCAATTATTGGAAAAAACAGGATTGCCTCAAGGTGTTGTTAACTTAGTCAATGGTGCCAAAGAAGTTGTGGACGCAATTTTAGATCATCCCAAGATTCGAGCGATTAGCTTTGTAGGTTCTACACCAGTTGCTAAGTATATATATAGTAGAGGAGCCACTAACGGCAAGCGAGTTCAATGCCAAGGTGGTGCTAAAAATCCACTGATTGTTTTGCCAGATGCAGATTTGGAGATGACAACACGCATTGCTGCTGATAGTGCCTTTGGTTGTGCAGGACAGCGCTGTCTTGCAGCTTCCATTGCTGTGACTGTTGGAGAAGCACGTCGGAGTTTCACCGAAGCGATCGCAGAAACTGCTCAAAAGCGTGCTGTTGGTTCTGGTTTAGACCCCGGTATAGAAATGGGACCCGTCATTACTGCTCAAAGCAAGGCAAGAATTGAGGGTTTAATTCAGCAGGGAGCAGATGAAGGAGCAACAGTACTGGTAGATGGACGGTCTCCCAATATACCAAGTTATGAAAGGGGTTACTTTGTACGTCCCACAATTCTACAAAATGTCGATCCATCTGGTGACATTGCCCGTACAGAAATATTTGGTCCCGTACTGAGCCTAATTCATGTAGAGACAATTGAGCAAGCGATCGCCCTAGTCAACGGCGGTCAATATGGGAACATGGCTTGTTTATTTACATCAAGCGGTGCTGCTGCACGTAAATTTCGTTATGAAGCCGAGGCTGGTAATATTGGCATCAATATAGGAGTTGCAGCACCAATGGCATTCTTCCCATTTAGCGGTTGGAAAGAAAGCTTTTTTGGTGACTTACACGGTCAAAGCAACCACGCTGTCGAATTTTTTACCCAAACAAAAGTTGTTGTAGAACGCTGGCCTAGCAACTGGTCCCGTCAATTCTGA
- the infC gene encoding translation initiation factor IF-3: MNSQIKSPQVFLIDHENNNRGLTDTREALQLAESVDLDLVVVSESKDAPVAKILNYGKLQYQKKKRQTQSARPTVKEVRLRPNIGLADYNLRISQASQWLSKGDSVKFMIRLRGRENQYRSNAGELLDRIVADLSSVGKVQSLDKRSLIVQVIPA, from the coding sequence ATCAACTCACAAATCAAGTCACCTCAAGTCTTCTTGATTGACCACGAGAATAACAATCGTGGTTTGACTGATACCCGTGAAGCTCTACAACTAGCTGAGAGCGTAGATCTTGACTTGGTTGTAGTCTCCGAGAGCAAAGATGCTCCAGTGGCGAAGATCCTGAACTATGGCAAGCTTCAGTATCAAAAGAAAAAACGTCAAACACAGAGTGCCAGACCCACGGTTAAGGAAGTTCGTCTTCGTCCAAACATAGGTCTAGCTGATTACAATTTACGCATCAGTCAAGCCAGTCAGTGGTTGAGTAAAGGCGATTCAGTAAAATTTATGATTCGCTTAAGAGGTCGAGAAAATCAATATCGCAGTAACGCCGGAGAATTGCTAGACCGCATTGTAGCGGATCTGAGTTCAGTGGGTAAAGTCCAGTCACTTGATAAACGGTCACTGATTGTTCAAGTCATTCCCGCATAA
- a CDS encoding class I SAM-dependent methyltransferase — MVKTQPCNCANCGKRVFAWMMSLDRGGPYDEAVRDRKQSLFGSLNGNVLEIGPGTGVNLAYFPKNINWIGIEPNPFMHSYLKIEAQKLNFNNIEIRTASSERIDAEDNSMDAVVSTLVLCSVPNLYNTLQEILRVLKPGGHFLFIEHVAAPQETMLRKIQSTIRPVWKLIGDGCSPDRETWIALDNAGFSNVNYEHFRAPVPIVSPHIAGVATK; from the coding sequence ATGGTAAAAACCCAACCTTGTAATTGTGCTAACTGTGGTAAGCGTGTATTTGCTTGGATGATGTCTTTAGATAGAGGGGGTCCATATGATGAAGCTGTACGCGATCGCAAGCAATCCTTATTTGGTAGTCTCAATGGTAATGTTTTAGAAATCGGTCCTGGAACTGGCGTTAACCTAGCTTACTTTCCCAAAAACATCAATTGGATAGGAATTGAGCCGAACCCATTTATGCATTCCTATCTCAAAATAGAAGCTCAAAAACTCAATTTCAACAATATTGAGATCCGTACTGCTAGTTCTGAGCGTATAGATGCAGAAGACAATAGTATGGATGCTGTTGTAAGTACCCTCGTTCTATGTTCCGTTCCCAATTTATATAATACGTTACAGGAAATTTTACGAGTGCTGAAACCGGGCGGACATTTTCTATTTATTGAACACGTTGCTGCACCCCAGGAAACAATGTTGAGAAAGATTCAAAGTACGATTCGTCCTGTATGGAAATTAATAGGAGATGGTTGTTCTCCAGACAGAGAAACTTGGATTGCTTTAGACAATGCCGGATTTTCAAATGTAAATTACGAACATTTTCGCGCTCCTGTTCCTATAGTTAGCCCTCATATTGCAGGAGTAGCAACTAAATAG
- a CDS encoding DUF3386 domain-containing protein, whose product MTATQVSAQELFRAAYENRYTWDKNFPGYTADVTYKHGEKVFAGKVRVNANLKAEVFEVEDEQATQALNNQLWEIAIHRIRRTFEETHGSNTFRYGATDETGAVEILMGGKAEGDRYKVRNNEVSLVHRHIHGVVVTINTFSSHDTGEGYLSHTYDSVYHDPKTGEQKGGRSEFEDEYEKVGDYVILNRRLIRTEADKQVHTQEFIFSNIQLLEPTAE is encoded by the coding sequence GTGACCGCAACACAAGTCTCTGCCCAAGAACTTTTTCGGGCTGCTTACGAAAACCGCTACACCTGGGATAAAAATTTCCCTGGCTATACTGCAGATGTAACCTATAAGCATGGTGAGAAAGTGTTTGCAGGTAAAGTTCGTGTCAACGCTAATCTCAAAGCAGAAGTCTTTGAAGTAGAAGACGAACAAGCCACCCAAGCTCTGAACAATCAGTTGTGGGAAATCGCTATTCACCGCATTCGTCGTACTTTTGAAGAAACCCACGGCTCAAACACCTTTCGCTACGGTGCGACTGATGAAACTGGTGCTGTAGAGATTTTGATGGGCGGTAAGGCGGAAGGAGATAGATATAAAGTTCGCAATAATGAGGTGTCTCTTGTCCACCGACACATTCATGGTGTTGTTGTAACTATTAATACCTTTAGCAGTCACGATACAGGTGAAGGATACCTCTCCCACACATATGACTCTGTTTACCACGACCCAAAAACAGGGGAACAAAAGGGAGGAAGAAGTGAATTTGAGGATGAGTACGAGAAAGTTGGCGACTATGTTATCCTAAATCGCCGCTTGATTCGGACTGAAGCAGATAAGCAAGTCCATACCCAAGAATTTATTTTCTCGAATATCCAACTGTTAGAGCCGACTGCTGAGTAG
- a CDS encoding LuxR C-terminal-related transcriptional regulator, with protein MANSLHDLFQAIAKAQNEQELRLAVMDTVGEYFGVQHWGIYLLDDHNTAEADIKVIPDVCLESNPVGQYVVERHAPAHEELVLPSGDWKNFCSRHDHEHVMSGPIVCDGRLVGTLNLTRASGAPAFNANDLADLSALCLHLSAKIATLQAQAKPKAINSPLANRLTPRELEIATLVAQGLTNAEIGEKLWITQNSVKQALKRMFRKLGVSARTEMVAKLQNVLASS; from the coding sequence ATGGCTAACTCTCTTCATGACCTATTTCAGGCGATCGCTAAAGCTCAAAACGAGCAAGAACTACGACTAGCTGTCATGGACACAGTTGGCGAGTACTTTGGTGTGCAGCACTGGGGTATATACCTGTTAGATGACCATAATACGGCTGAGGCTGATATAAAGGTTATCCCAGATGTTTGTTTGGAAAGCAACCCAGTCGGGCAATATGTGGTTGAGCGACACGCTCCAGCCCACGAGGAATTGGTGTTACCCTCGGGAGACTGGAAAAATTTTTGTTCCCGTCACGATCACGAACACGTTATGAGCGGACCAATCGTTTGTGACGGTCGTCTTGTGGGAACGCTGAATTTAACACGTGCTAGCGGTGCTCCAGCCTTTAATGCCAACGATCTTGCAGATCTCAGTGCATTGTGCTTGCACTTATCAGCAAAAATTGCTACCTTACAGGCGCAAGCGAAACCAAAAGCCATCAACTCACCACTAGCCAATCGCCTAACACCACGAGAATTAGAGATTGCTACACTAGTCGCACAGGGGTTAACAAATGCAGAAATTGGTGAAAAACTTTGGATTACACAAAATTCAGTTAAGCAAGCTTTAAAAAGAATGTTTCGCAAGTTAGGAGTCTCAGCACGAACTGAGATGGTGGCAAAGCTACAAAATGTTTTAGCATCAAGCTAA